The proteins below are encoded in one region of Oncorhynchus kisutch isolate 150728-3 linkage group LG14, Okis_V2, whole genome shotgun sequence:
- the bsdc1 gene encoding BSD domain-containing protein 1 — translation MAEGEGCEGWWGGWLHQSFQAVKDKSSEAYEFIKRDLTEFSNVVQHDTACSIVATASAVRSKLAVEGSSDTTEKVKKSLSSFLGVITDTLAPPQDMTIDCDVITLVATPAGTTEVYDSTKARLYSLQADPATYCNEPDGPLEKFDAWLSCFSLEERKGEISDLLVNSPSIRALYTKMVPAAVAHSEFWQRYFYKVFQLYQEEARRVALKQRAEQTTHTEALGWEEEDEDDFLGETSSSRLNFTPPLEDPASQLSPLTPVTMATTPLSPIPSPSGERSSTLSLSSDSGSLPTQVELRPARPHPAVVELAQKLNKASLEESEPEGQQEEEREQGQPEVQVEAPAQPEPTGKATAERVTVQVPTTRPETEGPQDLRVFELNSDSGKSTPSNNGKKGSSTDVSEDWEKDFDLDMTEEEVQMALSRVAAAGELEDWENWD, via the exons ATGGCTGAAGG GGAAGGCTGCGAAGGCTGGTGGGGAGGCTGGCTTCACCAAAGCTTCCAGGCTGTCAAAGATAAG TCATCTGAGGCATATGAGTTTATAAAGCGTGACCTGACAGAGTTCTCCAACGTAGTGCAACATGATACTGCGTGCTCCATCGTCGCCACAGCAAGTGCTGTTAGAAGCAAACTAGCG GTGGAGGGCTCCTCTGACACCACAGAGAAGGTGAAGAAGAGTCTGTCCAGTTTCTTAGGTGTGATAACAGACACCCTCGCTCCTCCCCAGGACATGACCATcgactgtgatgtcattacgctAGTGGCAACTCCTGCAGGCACCACAGAGGTGTATGACAGCACCAAG GCTCGTCTCTACAGTCTACAAGCTGACCCTGCTACATACTGCAATGAGCCTGACG GTCCCCTAGAGAAGTTTGATGCGTGGCTCTCCTGCTTCAgtctggaggagaggaaaggagagatctCTGACCTCCTGGTCAACAGCCCCTCCATCAGGGCCCTTTACACCAAAATG GTGCCAGCAGCTGTAGCCCATTCTGAATTCTGGCAGCGGTATTTCTACAAAGTCTTTCAGTTATACCAG GAGGAGGCAAGAAGAGTGGCCCTGaaacagagagcagagcagactaCCCACACAGAGGCTCtgggctgggaggaggaggatgaag ATGACTTCCTTGGTGAAACGTCTTCATCTCGCCTAAACTTCACACCCCCATTGGAAGACCCCGCGTCCCAGCTGTCCCCACTCACACCAGTCACCATGGCGACGACCCCACTCAGCCCCATCCCGTCGCCGAGCGGGGAGcgctcctctaccctctccctgaGCAGCGACAGTGGCAGCCTGCCCACCCAGGTGGAGTTGAGACCAGCCAGGCCACATCCTGCAGTCGTGGAGCTGGCCCAGAAACTCAACAAGGCCAGCCTGGAGGAGAGCGAGCCAGAagggcagcaggaggaggagagggaacaggGGCAGCCTGAGGTTCAGGTAGAGGCCCCAGCCCAGCCTGAGCCCACAGGGAAAGCTACAGCTGAGAGAGTAACAGTCCAGGTTCCTACCACCAGACCAGAGACAGAGGGGCCCCAGGACCTGAGGGTGTTTGAGCTCAACTCTGACAGCGGGAAGTCTACACCTTCAAACAATGGCAAGAAAG GGTCCAGCACAGATGTCAGTGAGGACTGGGAGAAGGACTTTGACCTGGACATGACAGAAGAGGAGGTGCAGATGGCGCTCTCTAGAGTTGCCGCTGCAGGAGAG CTGGAGGATTGGGAGAACTGGGACTGA
- the olig4 gene encoding oligodendrocyte transcription factor 4, translating to MDSDAGSNSSRSSSPDLVVDDSMGSFFSNKMFQAYCQEEGAARAAGQGRADRCAGGGKSKTRADLKEGDDVQDLRLKVNGRERKRMHDLNQALDGLREVMPYAQGPSVRKLSKISTLLLARNYILMLSSSLEEMKKLVGDVYGGSGAQSRTSHPRITLPAPTAHLPLHPLAQNLHSLVGSTASALHHPSPPPAPAPHSPPSASYMGFHHAPVQSLLKDPLHLASSYRHFPGMPCPCSLCQPLPTTTSTLHSFSMGK from the coding sequence ATGGATTCTGACGCTGGCTCCAACTCCAGCCGCTCCTCATCTCCAGACCTGGTGGTGGATGACTCCATGGGTAGCTTCTTCTCCAACAAGATGTTTCAGGCCTACTGCCAGGAGGAGGGGGCAGCCAGGGCTGCCGGCCAGGGCAGGGCTGACCGCTGTGCTGGGGGAGGCAAGAGCAAGACCCGGGCTGACCTCAAAGAGGGTGACGATGTGCAAGACCTTAGGCTGAAGGTGaatggcagagagaggaagaggatgcatGACCTGAACCAGGCATTAGATGGCCTGAGAGAAGTCATGCCCTACGCTCAGGGGCCCTCTGTTCGCAAGCTCTCAAAGATCTCCACCCTGTTGCTGGCCCGTAACTATATCCTCATGTTGTCCAGCTCTCTGGAGGAGATGAAGAAGCTGGTTGGGGATGTGTACGGAGGCAGTGGTGCCCAGAGTCGCACCAGCCACCCCCGGATCACCCTTCCGGCCCCCACAGCCCATCTCCCACTGCACCCCTTGGCCCAGAACCTGCACTCCCTGGTTGGCAGCACGGCCTCAGCTCTCCACCACCCCTCGCCTCCCCCTGCTCCAGCCCCACACTCACCGCCCTCTGCAAGCTACATGGGCTTCCACCATGCACCGGTACAGAGCCTGCTGAAGGACCCTCTCCACCTAGCCAGCTCCTACAGGCACTTCCCTGGAATGCCCTGTCCCTGCTCGCTCTGCCAGCCTCTACCAACCACCACATCCACCCTGCACAGCTTTTCCATGGGCAAGTGA